One Setaria viridis chromosome 5, Setaria_viridis_v4.0, whole genome shotgun sequence genomic region harbors:
- the LOC117858898 gene encoding cytochrome P450 CYP72A616 — protein sequence MGASGGVIGLLLGAVAGGDARAPFPWKQVLLCAALAWCAVRALEWAWWRPRRLARALRAQGLRGTAYRSLAGDAPLTERLNREARSRPMPLGCHDVVPRAMPLFHQTMKEHGKTSITWFGPVPRVTITKPELVREVLSNKFGHFEKIKFGRLQRLLHNGLGSHEGEKWAKHRRIVNPAFHVEKLKRMLPAFAACCTDLVMRWEGLVADGQPCEVDVWPEMQNLTGDVISRAAFGSSYLEGRRIFQLQGEQVKLVVQAMQKLHIPGYLYLPTRTNRRMKQIASEIEALLKGIIAKRENALRTGSATSDDLLGLLLESNMEHCRGDGGNSRRAGITTDDVIGECKLFYFAGMETTSVLLTWTMIVLSMHPEWQDRAREEVLHVFGERTPDYDGLSRLRIGTMVLYEVLRLYTPLAALQRQTYKPMELGGVRYPAGVMLMLPLLCVHHDKDVWGPDASEFRPQRFAEGISRASLDAPAFFPFGWGPRTCIGQNFALLEAKMGLAMILQRFAFELSPAYTHAPFPLGLLQPEHGAQVMLRRLP from the exons ATgggggccagcggcggcgtgATAGGGCTACtgctcggcgccgtcgccggcggcgacgcgcggGCGCCGTTCCCGTGGAAGCAGGTGTTGCTGTGCGCGGCGCTGGCGTGGTGCGCCGTGCGCGCGCTGGAgtgggcgtggtggcggccgcggcggctggcCCGGGCGCTGCGGGCGCAGGGGCTCCGGGGTACGGCGTACCGCTCGCTCGCCGGGGACGCGCCGCTGACGGAGCGGCTGAACAGAGAGGCAAGGTCCCGGCCCATGCCGCTGGGCTGCCACGACGTGGTGCCCCGGGCGATGCCGCTATTCCATCAGACCATGAAGGAGCACG GGAAAACGTCCATCACCTGGTTCGGGCCGGTGCCAAGGGTGACCATCACCAAGCCTGAGCTGGTGCGGGAGGTGCTGTCCAACAAGTTCGGCCACTTCGAGAAGATCAAGTTCGGTAGGCTCCAGAGGTTGCTGCACAACGGCCTGGGCAGCCACGAGGGCGAGAAGTGGGCCAAGCACCGGAGGATCGTCAACCCCGCGTTCCATGTCGAGAAACTCAAG AGGATGCTGCCGGCTTTCGCCGCGTGTTGCACGGATCTGGTGATGAGGTGGGAGGGTCTGGTTGCGGACGGACAGCCGTGCGAGGTGGATGTGTGGCCTGAGATGCAGAACCTGACAGGGGATGTCATCTCCCGGGCCGCGTTTGGCAGCAGCTACCTCGAAGGAAGGAGGATCTTCCAGCTCCAGGGGGAGCAGGTCAAGCTCGTCGTCCAGGCCATGCAGAAGCTTCACATCCCTGGATACTT GTACTTGCCAACAAGAACCAACCGAAGGATGAAGCAGATCGCTTCGGAGATCGAAGCGCTCCTGAAGGGCATCATCGCCAAGAGGGAGAACGCGCTGAGAACCGGGAGCGCGACCAGCGACGATCTCCTCGGCCTGCTGCTGGAGTCGAACATGGAGCACTGCaggggcgacggcggcaacTCGAGGAGGGCCGGCATCACCACCGACGACGTGATCGGGGAGTGCAAGCTGTTCTACTTCGCCGGCATGGAGACCACGTCGGTGCTGCTCACGTGGACGATGATCGTGCTCTCCATGCACCCGGAGTGGCAGGACCGCGCCAGGGAGGAGGTGCTCCACGTCTTCGGCGAGAGGACTCCGGACTACGACGGCCTCAGCCGCCTCAGAATC GGGACCATGGTACTGTACGAGGTGCTGCGGCTGTACACGCCGCTGGCGGCGCTGCAGCGGCAGACGTACAAGCCCATGGAGCTCGGCGGCGTCCGGTACCCGGCGGGGGTGATGCtgatgctgccgctgctgtGCGTCCACCACGACAAGGACGTGTGGGGCCCCGACGCGAGCGAGTTCAGGCCGCAGAGGTTCGCGGAGGGGATATCCAGGGCGTCCTTGGACGCGCCGGCCTTCTTCCCATTCGGCTGGGGCCCGCGCACCTGCATCGGCCAGAACTTCGCGCTGCTCGAGGCCAAGATGGGGCTCGCCATGATCCTGCAGCGCTTCGCGTTCGAGCTCTCGCCGGCCTACACGCACGCGCCGTTCCCACTCGGCCTGCTGCAGCCGGAGCACGGCGCGCAGGTCATGCTCAGGAGGCTCCCCTAA